The Phaseolus vulgaris cultivar G19833 chromosome 5, P. vulgaris v2.0, whole genome shotgun sequence genomic interval gctttttgactgtgaggataaccaatgaagatgcattgtcgggcacgcggatcaaatttttgcttaggtgaaacaacagttgcgtaacaaaggcaaccaaaagtttttaggtgagaaagtgaaggtggttgattatatagtagctcaaaaggtgatttattttttagtaaaggtgatggcaagcgattaatgatatatgtggcggttaaaacgcattctccccaaaattctaatggtaaattggactgaaataggagggctcgtgctgtgtttaaaacatgtctatgtttgcgttctactaccccattttgttgaggagtgtaaacgcaagtgcgttgacattcaataccttttttgagaaaaaaatcatacattgaaataaattccagtccgttgtcaacgcggatggttttaatagatgcctgaaattgattttgtgcaaatgtaatgaatgactctaagagatgttgggtttcagatttgtgattcataagaaatagccaagtacatctagtatagtcatcgactatagtgagaaaaaaacgttttccaaaatgagttggggttttatgaggaccccaaatgtcacaatgcaatagattaaatggagaatgagattttattgtgcttaaaggaaagggtagccttgtctgtttagctttgggacaaatactacaatgattatgaatgagaatgagatttttactgatagggataggtagtagggaagatacaagttgtagacacgctggagaaggatgtccaaggcgcttatgccataaatcaggatcggtcgatatttgagatgcgtgggcttggtttggaagaggggacatgtagtataagcctgcgtgttgtttacccgagccaatcatcctccctgtagccaagtcctgtaaaacgcaaccatgtggagtaaaaacgacacaacaatttagtgaactggttatcttactaatggacatgagatttaaattaaaagaaggaacacaaagaacatctttgagagtgattttgtcattgaatttaattgtgcctgtagatgagatgggcgcagttgagcctgtgggcagattaacatttgaaataaatgatgatgaagtgtgtgtgaaaaattgtgaatcagatgcaatgtgatgggttgctccgctatccaaaatccatggtttcgtaaaagcagaattagaagaggagttatgggcaagcagacctgcagagctaacaaacgtgtcacttctaccgttattgttgagcgagtaaatagcccTTGCCAATTGTTGAATTTGTTCGGCACTGAAGTgttgtacgaggtttctatcggactcgttactgatgccttctttgccagacatgattttttatttaggggataaaaatggagaggctgtcagggcaccaagatcggtgctctgataccatataagaaaatgataaaaaaatggtaagaagaaaagatgtttcttattctcttatgtgtatattacatcagtcatgtataggaaatatatagggagtttctctctcccaaattacaatctaattaggtaggatactaatcatgagattctataattattaaattaattgcatataattggtacaatatcgtcaaatattgcatacaataattgcatataattttataattattatttccttaatatagacaaataaataaattataaaaaaattattaaataaaaattaattttaaactaaaaataattaattatatattaattaaattagatattatatgTAGGACTTTAGTGTGTCAGTACTGTGATACACTTGCACATTAACCATACTTTTTTTGTTCTACATTTTCCCAGAATTCTACATCATCATCACCCTTTTCTGGTGTGAGCCCGCAGAGGTATGTTTTATAGAATCCACAAACAAAAAGGAGATGTTGCTCCTCATATCTCccataaattcaacaaatactcGTTACGATAGGTTAAAAATAattctgatatcatattataaagtgaactttaagtttaactcaaccttTTAAAATCGCTTCATAAAGTTGAAATTTACACtcatttatatacaatgaattttCCTCTCCatatgggatctccaacactaaGTATTCTAAAAAAATTGCTATTGGACCATACAAAATTTGATATACTGAAgttctcaaaaataaaaatgatatcgTATGTAAATTCTTAAgccttaataataaaatataatattttaataaaaagattaaattgtaaggaattgaaatataaataaaaattataaaagtgtAAACTTTTAATAAGAATTCATAATtgaagtaaaatctataaagttataagataaataattttgtaatatgggggatatttatttaaagtagaataaaatcttttgaaaatttcttataaaattatttttatatttacttaAAGTATAACAAGACAATATACTTATATATCATTAGATTCTatcagatatatatttttaaatccgtgtgattatattttttgacaactatatataattacatttttcaccgtttcttgaaattatttatttaatatgtgAGTTTTGATTTTTACTTCCAAATGTTATCCCCAGTATTCTTCTCCTTTTTCATTtacatgaaaaatattcaatatttttcttGTCTTTGTTATTATTCGTGTCTAAATTATTCCACTATTTGCTTCCTTACACAAACCAATAAAAACACTAACtttcataatttataataaagtttttaaaaaaaattctaagaacACCTTTATCATTTGATATTCTAAGAAACTTATTGGTGGAACTTGTACTATATGATATCAAATAGAAAAATTTGTTGGAATTATGGTTCAAGTGTTAATTCAAGGATTCCCTGAAGATTTGCAATGATCCAAAACTTAGAAGTGATTTAGATTGATTTGAGTGTTTTAAGATACTAATGTATGTTTTCTCTTACTTTATTTGATTCTACATTGCAATTACTTTTTATAGTGAtagataatttttaattgattaaaatgtatttttaatattttaaaatattcttggACGGTCTTGAATACGTAGAAAACATTTCAATTCATTAAATTATCatttgaatatatttgaatcacttaaaattataagaaatttacttctttttcttttaatatgttaaaataatttttttatgaattaaaatcacttaacctcaatttatgtattgaatatttttttaatatgttaaaataacgagttaataaattaattttattatagtaaGTGAAATTAATAGATTAAAACGTAATTTAATCTATTAAAGTTTTGATTGATTTTTCGAAGGTTcgattttaactttttaatccattaaaattgtCACATTGGATTTTATATAATTCTCTCATTTCAAAAGTAAAACacacaaaattaaaactaattctAAAATCAATTCATCCTCACAGAGAGAATCTAAATTGAGACGAAAACTTTTTTATAGTCTTCTTTGAGCAAGCTTGTGAATAAAATCttgatttgaataaaaaaaaatatttctcacTGGGTTTAATTTTTCTGTTGTGCTTATTTAATTTTAGATGACAAGTCTTATTTCACAATTCATTTTCCAATctctatattattttttttatagggtTTCCATATTTGTTTAGTAACATGGTGTTATTGGTATGAAATGAAATATTGTAGGGTTCAATATTTAGTTCTTGTCGTTTACTTTCTCTAATTCGATTATGTGCTTTTTTTTAGTAtagatttgaattttttataaaaaaaattagagttGTAATAAATCTAgtgtaaaaaatgtatttttaagcTAAAATGTTGCATAATTCGTTTGATTAATTGTCTATCATTTTTGTAAGAATATTTGCAAGATGATCTTTAACCTAtggaaatttaatgaaaatatttggaTCATGAAAATTGGAAAGAGCTAAGCTTGAAGGATTAGAACCATCAAATTCGATGATAAAAAATGTTAGATGGTCAAAGAGCTGAAGAAGCATTAGACGGTCTAAGAGTTAAAGACAGTCTAATATAAGATAgtgttatatattattttcggTGGGTCCAATTTATGTTTTATCTAAGACACATCAATTTGTAGTGATTCAAAACTATAAAAATAGGAAATATATGAAGATAAACAAGGTTAAACTCTTTTATAAAACTTACATTTGaatgaatgaaataaaattgatttgtaagCTTCTTTGAGCGTATTAGAGGTGTGAAACTCTTATCTTGAAGAATTTCTTCAAGTGATGAATCCTCATTGCACTTGTCCATATGAAATTCATTTAAAAGTAGTGCATTCTTAACCTTTCACGGTCTTAATCaattttctcttttcatttacAAATTGTTCTTGTTTTCTACTTGGAACCATGGTAATGTCGCAAGCATTCTATCTTCTTCCATGAGTTTTTGTTTCTCCAACGCCTCTTTGAGATCCATCCACCTTATAAAAGCTCATCATgtagaaaatataaagaaagaaaatataaatatatgggGTTAGAGTAAAAATTCATCACCACTATCCTAAGATTTTTCACTGTTTAGGATTTTTCACTCAAAACAACACAAAATTCACAAGGTTGGTGGGTTCACTCAAACGCTTAAaaggtataaaaaaaatatgataagtTTTTCAAGGATATCAAATCATGTCAACACATAGTCAAGTGACATAGGAACAAATCACCAAACACTTATGAGAATTTTAAAAGAGACTAAATTAAAAAGCACTTATGAGAATTTTAAAAGAGACTAAACTAAAAGACAAAAGTTAATTGAAAAGACAAactagaaaaaagaaaataaaactaaaccAAATAGGAGATATTATGAGATGTATGactcaaaataaagaaaaaagaagctAGAAGAAAACACACAAAATGAGTAAAACTAAACTAGTATTACCAAAagaatcattttaaaataataaagaaaatcaatcaaaacaaataaaattttagagacaaaatatACACTAAGAAAGAggtgattcaatttgacaatccCTAAGGATATATTCAATTGGAAATTTGTGTACAAGATTATAAGACAAGCAAAGCAAATTGAAACACCATTGTTTTTAAcacttttaaaaactttttgtttcttttttccCTTTTGGCATGTATGGTCTTTGACAATTTAGTTTCTAATTGTGCTTGACTGGTTGTTTTTTGGATTTTAACTCCTGAACCACCAAAGTCTAATTGAAAATCAACTAAATTTTAGGAATTACAACATTTGAATCCAAATGTTTGTATAGTTTCGAATCAATCCTAAAACATGTCCTTCTAAGAAAATTTCTAAAAAGATTTTAACACTTTTAaactctaaaaaaatataagaacaaAGCTATAGACTCAAAACTAGACCAATCAAACCTCAAATTTATACCCATTTCATAACTAGATTCGATAACATGTTGTAAGAATGGATAGAAAAGTTTGATCTTAACATGTACACAAACACAAGAACATGTATAGAACTACTAAACACTTATTTGGCCTAATAAATttacaaagaaaaacaaagagtCACATCACATATGATAATGGTTTGAAAGACAAAGAACAACCCATTTAGACCTTTTATCATTGTGGggctatttttttcttttttattaaaatgggatccgtttaaaaaaatttataaaaatgacacgacttcatatgcaaaAGTCGTGCCAAATTGGCACGACTTTGACACGTCAActtgaagtcgtgccaatttgGTACGACTTTGTCCacgtcatatttttttaattttttttaaataaatatatattataattatttaattataagttatgtaatacttgaaattaaattgataaataaattttttatgaagGAATAAATATATAGGTAAAGAAAATTAGGAAATTAGTAATCAAACTTggaattgatttttattattaaacttgTCTGTGCAGACAATTGTTTCTATTGTGACATTTAGTTCTATAATATGAACATCTTTTTAGTTTATTTGGAATTGAATCATCCACAaaaataattctctatttatttttcaaatacaaTAACACTtctcaaataaatatattacgTTACCGTCAatcatgatccatacacgattatctaATTTTTTGATTACTTAAAACTAACACCCTTAATCAATTAtgtaacaaattaattttaaatattacataactcACTACTCTCGATATAAAAAAATGACGTGGATAAAGTCGTGTcaaattggcacgacttcaagTTGACGTGACAGATTCAGGTTGACATGTTAAAGTCGTGTcaatttgacacgacttctgcatatgaagtcatgccaagttggcacgacttgctctatttttgtaatttttttgaaatggatcccattttggtaaaaaagcaaaaaaaagcCCCACTGCAGTAAAAAAAACCCCATTTAGAtgaattaaacataaatattataataaaattaatttagatttgtatttattttaaatattaagataatgcaaagagaaaataatatcttattttagatattaatattacaaaatttaataacaTGTTACGTGATATTTtaactataattattttattaatatcaatTCAACTATAATTAAACTACCGAATCTCAAATTAGTATTTTAATCAATTGAATCACCAGTCCAACTATAAAAAGATTCTCGCTTGTTCATGATTAATATAATTAGTAAATTTGAactgtttatttaatttatttcttaatacacacagttcaaataaaaattaactcaCCCATTAATTGTTCTATTAAATTAGAACCTTATGTCTTCATTATCGtagttgaattttattttaagagtTGAATTTAAGAATTGTATTGGCACGACCAAACGACCTGGTGAGTTGGACAGGAACTCAACCACGAGGAGAAGGTCATGTGAAGACACATAATCGATCGACCCATGACAACGAGCCATCGGTTGATCAAGTTAGCAAGGttaatccataattaaaaacTGTTTAACACAATCCTAAACATGGATTAACCTCCTAATCTGGCTCaccaaataatataaatagcacagaTTTCAAGAatgtacgtcattatctacagtactctGACAATCGAGTATCGACATCCTAACTGACTTGAGTTTTAgagtgtcttctgcaggtaccatccCAATCTATGAGACAAGACGATTGAGAGGAGAAAGACGAAGCGGGAAACCAAGGGTAACCCCGACTAACTGAAAAGAGAAACAAGACAATCGTTTTCTAGTTCTCAACACCTGAGAAAGAATAAACATGCTAAAtagttttgatttattaaaCATTATATCACCTCACAATTCATGCATTATTTAAAATTGcgtataataaaattataaaaaataaaaactaattaaccGTGAATATCTGATCCAGGTTTTTCAAATTTAGAGATTGAATTTTTGTGTCGCACGAGACTGTTCTTTCCGCTGAATCGGTATTTGGTACAGTCTCCCCTTTCTCCTGTCTCTTGTCTCTttccctttctctctctctttttctctttctctttttttctctctgtTAAAaacaagagaaagagagagagaaagcgAGAGAGCGTGTTTGAAGGCGTCAGCAACAACACTAATCAAAGCGGTTTTAGACAAATCCCATGGCAGAGGAAGGCAAACCCGACGCTCAGCTCTTTCAGCTTCTCGCCAATCTCCTCCACCAGGTTCATCTTTTCCTCTCAATTTCTTATTCGCTTCTCAATATCTTGTTCCAATTTCGAATTAACCttcaattttacatttttatggaGTTTTTCCATCTGGGTAACACTTTTTACAATCTTATGATTCTGAGATCCGTCAATTGCGTTTCtgttgctatttttttttttctggtttcaTGCTTCAATTCAGTTGAATTTTACATTCTGGATTGTGCTCCCTTTGTTTTTACAAGTTTTTTCATCATGCCTTTTGAGGTTCGGGAATTGTGATTAATCCTTGTTATCGTGAATGTAATTGTATCAGCGGTGGGTTTTCCTCTATATTTGCTTAGTCTTACTCCTAGTGACTCGTGAGAAATTGTTGTTTCTCTTGGAAAGTAATGGGTTACTGCAACAGTGTGGTAGGCTAGATCACTAATCCTTTTTATCTGTTGTGGTCTGTGTAATTCCTTGAAGATGGGGGACAGAATCGTTCTAGAGCCAAAGTACTCATTCtttgtaattttatatgtttCTTTGTGCTTAAAATCTGTGAATTGGGGAGATAAAAGCAATTTTCCAGTTATTATGACATGTCATGATCTGAATTTGTATGATAAATGCGAGTGTTAATGAATAATTGGTCAGTCAATTGTTCTTGGTGAGAAGTAGTAAGATATCATCATATCAAAACTTTAAAGAgtcttattaaaaaatcaaacaaaaattgGATTGGTATTTATGAGTTAAAAGGATAACAAGCATGAAGTTGCACATCAATTTTCATCAGACACCGTCCTGGCCCTTTTGAGAATGGTTTCTTTGATCATCCTTCTTCTAGCTGCATGAGTTCTTGTGTTTCTTAGCTTTCATTGTATCTGTGATGGCTGCGTGACTCAAGCATCCAAAAATTTGACCGTGCAACCACTGTCTGACCTATCCCTCATTTCCGTCCACTTTTACCATCATGTCAGCCTTGTATCTCATTTGTCCATGTTACAATTATGAATGATTTTGGGATAATAGTAATGCAAGGGAAACAAAAATGTATTCATATCTACCTTTAATATTGTGTTTGGACCAAGTTATTGATTGATCATTGATAAAAGtaattgtttgttttcaaaGTTTGGAGGTGAAGGAGCATTAGTGAGGATATTGTACAATGACTACCAAAACCTCGTTCTGTTGGACAGGGTTGCCCACATGGATCAAACAACACCATTGTGTTCTgtcaaaaataaaatcattaagatcgtatatttaattttttttaatggtttCACTTAAAGTCTTTCTTGATCTACTTGAGAGCCTCTAATTAGTGGATTATTGTCCATGTGATCAACACTTTCAACTGGCACTTCTGATGCTCTTTTCAACTGTTCAAATTTGAGATACTGTATCAAAATTATAAGGGCAACCACATTCATGAGGTTCCAACCTAGTGAGGCCTAGAGAGCGCCAGATGTAAGCAATACACATCCTTTCCCTTGCATGGAAGAGGCCGTTTCTAGGATATTTACCTGTGACTCTCAAGTGAGGATACTGTacacaaaaagaaaatatatatggCCTTTCTGTTATGGAGTTGTGGATTTCTCCATTAAGAATCTGTACTGTGAATTTCACATAAACATTTACAGTGTAATGAACTGAATTTCTTGTATTATAGTGTTTTCTGGTGGAGAAGAGTATCAGTATAGTATTATGAGATCtatatttcatttaattatGATCTCAATCCCCTGTTTCTTATAATTAGATTTAACTTGATTCCAATGTTCTTGTAAACATAAAAAGATTAGCAGTCTACTTTTTCCACCTTGATGACTCGTGATTTTAATATCTATGGTCGTTGCTTCTACAAATTGCTAACTTCTAAATCACTTATTATTAGTCATTATAGTGCATAAATTGAAGATTATTACACATACATGCTGCTTCTCTGGATTCCATCCACAGTTTAACTTCCAATGCAATATATCTTAATAGTGGTGGTTATATAATATACTCATGCATTTTTTATGGTAAACTGTGTAGGTGGAAGAACTGACGAATCAAGAAGAAGTTGAGCTCCGTTGTAAAATTGAAACCCTTGGATTAGAAGTTAAAAAAGTTCCTTCAAAGTCAACTCAGCACCTTAACGAGGTGGTTTTCACTTTATAGTTTAGCCATTAATCAATGTAGAGTTCTCTTATTCCTGTTGAAATGGATTAgaatgtgaatttttttttatcatatcttAGATTATCCtcttaattaattttcttattttctcgTTGTAGTTATCATAATTCTTTTCTTATGatgttttatttcttaattgGTTTGGATTATGATTAGTATAAATAAGGGTTAGTTAGTACTTCAAGTTTTATGAACAGGAGAAATACATAATCTCAACCAAAATGAAATAACATtctcattttttgttttattcctTACCTACATAGTTTGAAATTGCCAAGGAGTTGGACAAATTATCAGCAAGATTAGATGATCTTGATGAGATGATATCAACATCAATGGCTTCAGATCCACAGGTGCAGTCACTCTTGAGTGATACAGCTGATGTGTGGATGCCAGTTATCACTGCTACCTCTGAGGAAAGACGCAATTTCACAGCAGCTACTGGAGAAAACACCCTCCAACCAGATGCCGAAAAGTTTCAATAGCTTCCTACTTTCTTGCCTTTAAGTACAGACTATTGTTCGAAGCACTAAAAACCAGTGTTTTAATATATTCTTATAGGCGTTTCAGTCAAATATTGAAATTGGGAAAAGATAGAAGAAAGGAAGTTTTTACATTTTGGGTTTTGGGGCATTCTACAAGGGGATAGGTGTTGAGCATGAGGAGTCCATTTTTGTTTGTTACATGATAGATCTTTGGTGCAATTTCCCATGAGAAGTTGATCCTCATAATCTTGACTTAGATTCTGATTTCTCTAATTCTTCCAGCATAAGCATAACCAAGTGAAGTTATTTTTCTATGTGCTTAGTCAAATTTTCTTCATGgaaaaattatatgattttatGAAATCACGTGGCAGtgaatactattttttttttatctgttttCACTATTTTTGCTCGTACCATAAGGTCaagttaatttttcttttttaattagaaCTAAGACATAAATGACATTATCACTGTTGTCGTCATTGTCACTGCACTCttaggaggaagaagaagagagagtaAAACAATTGGTTTAGTTGGAAGCTTGTTTGGGAAGGTATCATATCTTCCAAAAGCTTGTTCAATAATCATATTATAAACTTGTTTGGGGacgtgtgtgtgtgtatatatatatatatatatatatgaaattcATCATCACTTTTcctaaatatttacatattataaattaacataaataataaataacctTAAAACCACATTAACATTGGTAAATATCCACATCAAAGATTGACAACAAAAAGGTTTATATTGTTATTCCCAGTTAGCTCCAACAACTAAGGGAAAAACATACCAACTAAAAGTTTGCTACATATGCTTAATAGATTGTGTTTATTACTTACCcttattatttgattttaatttttgtttacacTATAACTTTAAAGTCTGTGATATTAAGATTAGTTATTCAGaaaatttgtgttttatttAAACTACTCTAGAAAGAAAGGTCATtttcagtttattttatttttttactctaTAATTTTTGTGTCACTGAAGATATTAAGATTagttatttagaaaaaaaattgtgttttattttaCATACCATAAAAAGATAGGTTACtatgttaaaatataattaagaataaataaaaaataatttttatatatattaaaaagaataCTTTATTGTATAtgcttataaattttaattatatattgttttagaTATATACCAATTTGCTAATTAATTTAAACATTTGTAAgaagttttttaataaaaattgtaaaagaaaaatacaaaaaattagaTTCTTTAACACATGCActgagttaaaaaaaaaaaaaaatcatataaaagaaTGCCAAAGGGCTTTCCTTTGCTCTTGAGATTCTCAGAGGTGAACCAAATGACttaatgttggagatcccacatcgactagagataaaaatatttcgttgtatataagtgggtgcaaaccttaacCTCATAAACTGGTTTTATGGaattgagttaagcttaaagtccatttcgtAATACTTAACCTTATTAGACGTGCTTCTATCTCCAGCTTCAGTTTCAGCAATTAGGAGTGCTCTTTCTTACATTCACCCTCATCACCACTactctaatatttttttctctaaaattcaactttctctttttttattttttttatatcttagctatccttaaaaaaaactaattatgtattataattaacttttattCAAGTTAGCTGAGTCAGATCACTCAAACCTGCAACCTGGAGAATTATCAATATAATGACAATGAGAAATCATAAATGAATATAATCTAAATGACACGAATATCAGACCAGTTCTTCTGTCACCAATTTTTAACTTGACAGGACTTAATTTGCCAAAATGTTCATTATTGGGTATTTGTTTGACTTTCTGTCAGAAGGGAAATGTGAAGACTGAGAACAGAAGGAACAATGAATGcatataaattgttttaaacaattttgtttCCTAAACTAGGTGATTCAGTTTTTATACTGTCTTCAGTTTCTCTTTTCTGTGATTAGATTAGTGAAAGCTGTGTGGACAACACCCTTAAAATTGCAAGCTTTCTGGCCAGAAAAGTATGaacaaaataattgttttttccATAATTTCCACACTCCTGTGTACAAAAATTGAACAAAGAGATCATTATCAAACACTCACGGTATGGGTGGTATACAACCAGGTAATAATTAAGAGCATCTAAAATCTTCATTTCCATTTCAAGTATGTCCTTGATTTATATCTATACTTCTCATCAGCATCAGCATAAAAAATCTGCGGTTTCAGCATAGAAAGGAAATCTAGTATCAAGACAACTTTGAAAACAAATTACTCACTTTACGTTCAGAAGTCAacatgaagaaaaataaaataataggtTAACAtcttacacaatttttttatgtaaaatacaAGAAGCCATGCTTGCACTGTGTTTTCTTCTGCTTTTGATGCCAGGTACAAGCATGTTGGAGTACCAAACGTGGATCATATTCTGCCATACTCTTCCTTAAAATGACAAAAACTGAAGATTGTCAACAGTTGACACTTAGTGAGGGTATTAAGCACATACTACTACTTAGTGACATACATAGCAGTTGTCTGCTTATAAGTTacatttggaaaaaaaaaaattaagtgcaCGGTTGCTCTGGAAAATTCAAAAGTTAGTGGCATATCTTGGAAACTTCACCATAAATTTTACCGCAATTGATGAGGCAGTTGAAGCCAGCAGATCCCAGAATGAGACGGTTATTGGTTTTTCTAACATAATTGCATAACACTAATCTAAATAGTAGTACTGATATGGACATTAGATTTaatcaaaaccaaaaaaaatctGCATCTATGATAAATCCTGAcatcaaaaggaaaaaaatttatgaaatatactGCAGTAAACTTCAAATTACTGAGTCCAAGCATCACAAATACTACATAACATGCAAGCTATCCCCAATCTAAAAGAAAGACAGGAAGTTCCAACCATTTCAGGACAAACTTTTCCATACACTACTGAAGTTTACAAGTTCACAACACATACTTGGTATAAACACGCCTCATGTATGTAACTGCTGCGGCCATAACCCTGAAAGATCAACCAACATATTAGAAATGGTTATGgaatttaacacaaaataaaTGGCAAAAGTTGTTaaagttttgaacttaacacaaaataatttcatttgcATTCCCATTGTGATTCTAAAGTGGTATCACCATTGGTTGAGTAGACTCCTAAATTCTAATAGAGCTCTTCTACATGTTCATATATACTTATGAATGGCAAAAGGCAAGCAAGCTTCATTACTTATGGGAATATGGGTGGTATATTTCCTTTTCAAATGTAAATGATCATCACTAAAAGTCTAGTCTGTTCCATCAAAAATTGATCAAACA includes:
- the LOC137834915 gene encoding uncharacterized protein, with protein sequence MAEEGKPDAQLFQLLANLLHQVEELTNQEEVELRCKIETLGLEVKKVPSKSTQHLNEFEIAKELDKLSARLDDLDEMISTSMASDPQVQSLLSDTADVWMPVITATSEERRNFTAATGENTLQPDAEKFQ